CTCTATTCTTAATGGCTGTATTCAAAGCACCTATAAAGGTCATAGGGGAAGTGGAGAAAATCTTACGTAGTTTCCTTTGGTGAAAGGAAGAGAATGGCAGAAAAATCGCTTGGATTCCGTGGTCCTTGATCTGCAAATCTCATGAACACGGGGGTCTTGGTCTTGGTTTAATTGGGTGGAAGAACAAAGCTCTCTTACTTAAATAGGCTTGGCGCTTTGGAGTAGAACACAAAAGCTTGTGGAGGAGACTACTCATTGCTAAATATGCGCTGGACCCTAGGCTACTGTTCTTCCATGTGGCTATGGTGGAAGCAAAAAATTGGTCCATTATCATGCAAGACATTGTGAACATTTTGTATGAAGACTCCTTGGTAGCCAAAGGATTGAAAGAAGGACTGATTGTCAACATTGGAGATGGATGCAATACTAGATTCTGGGAAGATCGATGGACTTGGGACCTAGCATTCAGAAGAGATTTTTTTGATTGGGAATTGGAGATACATAGCACCTTCATCAACCTTATAAATAGTCACTTTCCTTCGAGAGGATTCAGGGACCACATATGCTGGTGTTTTGAAAGCTTCGGGTTATTCTCAATGAAAGGATTATGCAAGTGGATCGAGGACAAGGTAAATGAAGGAGAACAATGGGCACTACCATCTCAGGTGAGGAAAATAGTCCCACCTAAGGTGAGATTGCTATTTTGGCAGGGGTGTTACAACAAGATAGCTTGCAAACAAAATCTTCTGAGTCGTGGGGTTTCTTTGGAGGACAATGGCCTCTGCTCGCTATGCTCCCAAGCTCCTGAAACTGCTGATCACCTTTTCCTACACTGCTTGCTGTCTTGGAGCATGTGGAGTGACATAGTAAAAAGAGAAGGCGTTGCTTGGGTACCTCCAAACTCCCTGGTTGATTTAGCCAAACAGTGGGATTTCCTTTGTGTTAATTCAGACCCTATCTTATGGAAATTAATCCCTTATTCTCTGGTTTGGTTCCTATGGGTCAGAAAAAACGACTTGGTATTCAAAGATAAAGCCTTCAACAGagaaaaagtttgggatatgCATGTTATGCAAATTAAATGGTGGGTGAAAGCTAAATGGAAGGACTGCCCTTACAACACTGAACAATTTAACGCAAATTTCTGCAATATAAGAATGAAAATGACTGCAGTGAGTGTAAGGACAACAACTTGGCAACCTCCAACGCTAGGTACTCTCAAATTTAATGTTGACGGTGCTTCTTAAGGTAATCCCGGACCTAGTGGTTTTGGGGGAGTTCTAAGAGATCATCAAAATAGGGTCTTTGGCTATTTCTCTATGAACTCAGGCTTTGGCTGGGCTTTCGAAGCTGAGGTACGTGCTATCCTCAAAGCTCTACAATTCTGCCAGGAATTCATGGTTTATGAGGTGAGTATAGAGAGTGATTCGACTGCTGCGGTGGGATGGATAAACTTCAATTTAAATAGGCCATGGAAACTCCTTAATGAACTAAATCAAATAGACTTCTTGCTGGAGCTAACCAAATGTTCCAAGGTGAGCCACATCTATAAGGAAGCAAATGAGTCGGTGGATTCCTTGGCTAAAGCTGGCTGCAATCGGTCCAATTCCCTCTTGTGGTGTTCTAACTCATTGAGAGCCTGAGGTCTATGTCAGCTTCTCTTCTAGTGCTGCtcgtgttgttgttgtgcttgcTGGTTGCCTTCCTGGACTGTGTCTTCCACTACTTGTGTAGCTGATATGTGTCTTTGCGCTCTCCTTTGTTCTCTGTAGCgttctgtttttctttctatttgttttttttttcctttgctaTTTCTATTGCTTTGTCTTTGTAATTTGCTCCTGTACTGGTTCCttttatttcaatatatttttcattcccaaaaataaaataagtatttaataaattttaatggttTGGCTTCTCCAAGGATTAAATTGAGCGATGGTTCAGCTTCACTTGAAATTaggtttttcaatttcaaattacTAATAATTGCTCCCCTTGGAACTAGGAGCAATTTTTGGCCTTggtttaatgattttttgagGCACCATTTCGTTCATTCTTCTGCTTTGGCAGCTCCTGTACAGTTGATTGGTTATGTCTCTCATGTAGCTAGGGAGGTTGTTGGGGACTCAATTTCTTCTGCTTATGATGTTGGTGTGTTGAGGTGTAatgggtgtaacaccccgatttcagtggcgtcaatttagtaaccaaaaagaaaataaagcggaaaaacgtgaactttttttttcgatgattggttttaaataaaagacttgtcgaaataaagactctacaacgaaagataaacataactaatgtacaatatatttacagcccccgctgtaagaagcaagccacgtcacgagtaacctctagtgacgggaaagtaacagaaagtagtgcccgtgggcgaatatgtacaaaccaaagtaaaaggtcaagtgttcgaaatacagtcctccaaaacgaaagtaggtcagcctaAAACGGCCAAAACAAGACcacctagtccgaccaactctctgtgatttccataaagaaaaccacacaaaaagctaaaggtcagggacctaccctgccccaaactGAGAACATGATGACCAGAGCTgtaacgctactcctaccctaatcctgcctAGAGGAGCGCACCACAGCACTCCCAACTACATACTGGTATGATCGTCgcctgaatcagaatccagggcGACTAGGTCTCTGTCTGCATCCATCAATCCTAGGGACTCCCGTCACCGCATCCACAACGCGGACGAACACGTCCTCCTCCATCAGGTGCGCCGAAGGCACAACAAGATAACCACGGGGAGAAGTCGATGTCCTCAAGCGAAGGGTGGCTACAGCGACACGCTCCTCGGCTAGTCTCGCGGGTTCGAAACCTGATCTAAAATCATCAGCAACAACAACGGTAGGTGAACTAGAGTTTGATGAAGTCCTTCCCACAGGCTcatcctccgaggggtcctcgtcgtcggaagcgacggtggtggtgctcctacaccgGATCCACAGTACACGCTGGGTGGCAGGTTAAAGCTGACAGTGTAACGCCTCAGTACTCCCTCCATCAAATGTCCCAGACTGTCGACACGGTtctccattattctccccgagtagatcgctcggtggccggcggggtcaaccacccatgagccggggatctcctgatcaagcatctcgaacctagtcccccccggagggtggaccatcgtaaaccaatctgccatggacatctgacaatgggtgtagtccgccaaaacacaaatagaaggcgcgagggtcaactcaaggaattacataaataatacacccaatagataaagtttaagggatagctacttaggcttagaggTTTGTGATAGCATcataaattgtatatcttccaattgaatataaatgataattactgacaattaacatatatcaagtaagattaacaagtatcaatcacactcggcaactaagtgaGTATGCATGGTGAATGAATGatatgacgaggaacaagatgcaatccgaaAGGATGGGCGCcatcgagtcaatcctagcaccggccatagtgggaccatttctgctcgggtgtctcttataccaaacaaaatgtagttaGATCAGCAGTAAATCCGCaagcctgccatttccgtctgctactaagaagaaagacgggaagtcgagattgtGTGCGAATTATCGACAACTAAACAAGGCGAcggtcaagaacagatacccgttaccgaggatagatgatttgatggatcaattacgaggggcggCCGTATTTtgcaagatagacttgaagtcaggctatcatcagatcagagtgaagactgaggatatacccaagactgctttcagaacacgctacggacactacgagtaccgagtgatgccgtttggagtgacaaatgcacctgctgttttcatggattacatgaaccacatctttcatgaattcttagatcggtttgtggtggtgtttattgatgacatactgatctattcgaaggacgcgaaggaacatgaagaacatttgcgccaagttttacaagtgttgagaaagaaaaagctgtatacgaacccttccaagtgtgaattctggctggaggaagtcaatttcttaggccatgttatctcaaaggaaggcatagatgtggacccagcgaaagtggagactgttttggcttgggaacaaccgaagacagtgacagagatcagaagttttgtgggtttagccggatattatagacgcttcattgagggatttacCAAGATTGTTGGatctttgactcaactgacgaggaaggatcaatcgtttgcatggactgaggcgtgtgaatcaagttttcagacactgaaggaacgtttgacgacgtcacctgtgcttattttaccacaaccggaggaaccttatgaggtctactgtgatgcttcacatcaaggcttgggatgtgtactgatgcaacattggaaagtggtggcttatgcttcaagacagttgaagactcatgagaagaactacccgactcacgatttggagttagctgccattgtgttttcgcttgaaatctggaggcattatctctatggttgtactttcacgatatttagcgatcacaagagtcttaaatacttgttcgatcagaaggagcagaacatgaggcaacgaagatggatggagtttatcaaggactacgagtttacgctgcaatatcaccctgggaaggcaaatgtagttgctgatgctttgagtaggaagatgcatgtctcgtcaatgatggttaaagagctggagttgctggaacaatttcgagatatgagtttagctgtgacaccgtctgagggaatgttgaagttcggaatgatcagaatcgccaatggactgatggaagagattggAGGGCAACAATtgcaagatgcgtttctgctagagaagaggaacttagtaattcaagggaaagacctagagttcaagataggaactgacaatatcctacgatgcaaagacagagtttgtgtacccaacaatccagaattgagaaggctaaccatggatgaagggcacaagagcaaatggagcattcatcctggaatgacaaagatgtgtcaagacttgaaactgaatttttggtggccgggaatgaagaaacaagtggccgagtatgtagctgcatgtttgacttggcAAAAGGCTAAGGTAGATCATCAGAGACCTgatggtatgctacagagtttagacgtgccacaatggaaatgggataacatatccatggattttgtggtggctttgccaagaacacagaagagacacgattcgatttgggtaattgtggatcgtttgaccaagtcagcgcattttctaccagtgagaactacctacaacgtggaaaagttggctgagatttatgtggctgagattgtgagactacacggagttccgacgagtattgtgtctgatcgggatccaaagtttacttcgcacttttggggagctcttcatgatgcgttaggaaccaagttaAGTTTGAGTTCGACGTATCATCCGCAAACTGacgggcaaacagagagaactattcagtcgttagaggatctactacgtgcttgtgtgttagacAACAGAGGAAgttgggatgatcttctgccattgatcgaattcacctacaacaatagttttcatgcgagcattgggatggcaccgtatgaggctttgtatggtcgaaagtgtaggacaccgttgtgttggtatcaagatggggagagtttgttgattgggcctgaacttctgcaacagacgacttagaaggttaagcagatcagagaaaagatgagagcttcacagagcagacagaagagttatgccgatcagagGCGTAGAACCCTAGAAtttgaagagggcgaccatgtgtttctacgagtaactcagactacgggagttgggcgggctattaagtcaaggaagctcacgcccaagtttattggaccttaccaaatcactcgacgtgttggaccagttgcgtatcagattgcgctaccaccgtttctttccaacattcatgatgtttttCCCATGtcacagttgaggaagtacatttcagacccgactcatgtaatcgagccagacaatgttgaactgaaggatgatttgacttttgaggcacCACCGATtcgtattggggatagaagagtgaaacagctgagagggaagcagattgcattagtgaaagtgatatggaacaacgataagggagacgctacatgggaattggaagacaagatcaaggaacagtatcccggagttttcgcagaactctgagtttcgaggacgaaactttctttttggaggggattTACTGAACTAGTtacttttccgactcacgcgtagaatcagtgtaagcatGACAAGAGTTCGCCGTTtcagaaagattaatgaagaagaaagttcaggaattgcttgaggaatgtttcatagttgttttaggagttagtacgagtcgtcttcacacctgccttatggcgagagtgtgagacccaagattttaagcttagaataaattagtgaaattccttattaacgaataagttcgatgtatcgtgaagggaaacctgaacaagagtttattggatgaaataaatttatgaaggagaaggttcaggaaaagttcaaggattgtatcaaaaccgataaaagtatagcacgactaacattcgcctaatcttaggtcaaagacactagtaaatagctaatttacactttaggacgcgatggaaactaattccaaaaatcttcagagaaatgttagaatttctcttattcgtctgtaaacaagtatttcgatgcgaaaccctggaatgtacgaacgtcaaattccaattctcggaagtttgccaaaACGGAATttctgatagttcagaaaccctaaaatctacggacgatgaagactttttctattcagagcttcaaacgaagattccacacgcgtacacccatttctcttgatgtttccaatctttcttcagaaggaagtttctgcatccgaggtcaatatcataaagtgcataaagtgcatttttaatgccggtaagcattaaaaacaagcctcgaaaaccaaaaatcatactgatatttctttgaagaattaaaagattcagcgggaagaatatcgtgtgtaaaatacgttggaatcagtaggaaaaatcggaatcgcgaaataatcatttttccgcattttccaaatcctataaataggtggaaaatgaaaaaaaaaaccaaaaaaattctcacctttgagagggagtggccgagagcttgagaggaggagaggagaagttgattttcaccgtttcttgcccgattgcttcaccgttcgttgctaatcgaagacatcgaggtatagttactatccctcacttctgatcgtcagatctgtcgactttttctatgtttttctgaactcaaagtttggagctttttgtaaaattgtccaaatagattgatttctctgtctaaacatcttccctacgtgcccaagagcacttctgtcggattagtttttccgtaatgtcgccgaaattccgccggaatcaatttttacctcaaatacccattttggggcaaagtctcAATCTTTCGGTTTAgaactcacgacttagcttagtgtcagtaggattagttgtcataaacgtcgttagtgacatttccatccgattagtttttcaaaattcgaatttttgattttccgagctaaaaatatggaccaaaatacccctgtgttagttttcgacccgataatttttctgagagtttccctggcctagatatcgcctaagaatacctaggaattgatttagatcgaagaaaaagttcgaaaaccctattttccatagtggccgaaacctatttgcttgggtaccgtgtccaaaaataatttttgggtctctatgacctgagccattgcgtagctttttcaattgtggaaattttggcgtcggtttcgtgtcattccgagttctgtagctcaagttatgcacgttttagcgaataaagtgtttttgtacaaaacctgaatcgagtcaaaactcatccattcggggaaagcccttcctttcgtgcctaaatgttgtactctgaagcttcttgagcttagtcgaacattagttaggattgtttcgacggtatcgacttgttttgattcattattgctttgtttgctcaaaggttcgattgtggaaactttgggattgactgaacaagcttgtgagggagacctacaccgcgagactggaacaactcgaggttagggcaacttacttactagctatttttgtgtgtaggcgtcgataaattcgacttgaatgtattgtgatcgtgagtggcaactcaccgtcattagttaatgacctagagtcgacttgttcgacttatttgttaaattctgcacaaatattgcatgaactgttctgaaaaatgttttctggaggcttcgaccgagtgaacttatatgagacgtgtgtctccgttttctaagAGGCTTctgccgtttactggtttctgtcttatcgctttctagtggacatgacagggttatgttttgcagcactgcattaatgtttcatcgctcaatagagcttgatgtatttgtgtttaagattaaattgtgctgactgtattcgtgcatttaatgcgactttcggagtgtggattacacttatcttcgtcatggcaatgacgggtttgttttgggaatgtttgataggtcgaaccaaggttcgagcctttattgtttttggaatcgagaccttcccggggaattacttgggtttattgggatctttttacttatagagttttgaaacaaacgaaatcagaacttgatttgtaaatgaaattcataatacactaatcaaagatagaacacttttaaataatgatgataacctcttggaaaagacttaggatgtgaaaatggtttggaaaacgggaagggtcgacaatctaagtgtgaggaaaactttgagtgcgatagcaccttttgtttctttagtggtttatctagccatccaaaggatgagcctgggatgattggaaagtccccaagtgcgagtgcaccatctttactcattgagcagcctttcggccatcgagctgatgagcctgagtaaattgaaaagtcactgagtgcgagcagcattctccttgttcgtcgaacagtccatttgaccatcgagccggtgagtcaaagtaacttgaaaagtcactgaatgccagatgcattcttttgctcgttgagcagtttgtttggccatcgtgacggtgagcccaagtgactagtaaagttaccaaatgcgattagcacttctttgtttaccttagggtattgtagagacaatgtactctagctagacacgcgtgccttggtgaggacgattcgttgtttggctaaccatattgcattcatgcatacatttcttggaaagtttGTTGCTTTTCGAAGGACGatatcagatcggacttcaacggagctagatgccccaaatggagctagctgcttcacaagagcgtgctgcttcacaggagcgtgctgcttcataaaagcgaggtgctttagcgaagcaaggtgcttggcttgtcccatccatcgagatggtgacatttcatccggatcatcttttgagcatgacattgcactggcacgccatgcacctaaccataCTTGTGGATGttattgtgttttgttgttgataaacatcgttatatatatcttgatgattttatgttgataaacatgctatgtatcaaccttagggtaggcaatacatgacttatatgtatatatacaacatatatatatataccccctttatcacatgttgtttgtattatctattttattccgtgagttgaccctagcgccttggctttgtgtgtatgtttgtgtttgggcggtgggcctgctgccaggcgtccgtcagccggttcgtgatgattcgttgtgcgggaaagacccggagcgaaatgactattactgaagctttcgacgaggacccggacttcatgcctgatcgaggaagggtcgatgaaagtagtgtgggatatgggtggttagagtctttgagttggttgttagagtcatagctctgattcgtcttgtgtacttttgggacagggtagtctccgacacgttactttcgtgtggttctccgtagttgggaatcccatggagtagtcggttgtAGAGGTCTAGAGGCGGCCATCCGGGGCTAACTATTCCTTTCTGTCACTTGTTTAATATTTCGAACTAATTATGCTTTCTGAAAACTTGTAAACCttgccgtcactggaggatgctcgtgacgatgcttttagttacagcaggattgtaatagtattgtatattaatcgctgttaatcgcggtTGGGATGAGTCTttaattcgacaagtcttttatttaaacaaaacgaaaaaaaaaatacctgcttttccgctttatattattttcgagtgactaaagtgacgccaccgaaatcggggtgttacattgtggtatcagagcttgtcgagtctttcgggagtctttggggaataggtcttctatgctaggttgtgtgactctgcgaagagtgaaaattgattgtctgcaagcgatttttcgctttaattgattgaagttgctacataatcatattgtatagctatgtataatactatcttatgattggtactgattgtttgctaaacgaatacagaacatggtgaacgcgaaccaacttgctgagatggtggccactttggtccaatcaatgactgtacaaacgaatgacaatgcacagaggcgtgctgctgaggatgcacgcgagctacaccggcttcagagagaagtagccctggaccagaacaggggattgaatgattttagaaggtaggacccacccaagttcacaggtgggactgacccggacaatgcggatctatggatccaagagattgagaagattttcgaagtactacagactagtgaaggggccaaggtgggcctggcaacttagcTGCTGCGGGGCgatgatggaagcaaataatgtggaagtgaactgggcttcatttcgtgctgcttttctggagaagtattttccagatagtgctcgtgacgagcgtgaggcacagtttctgactcttcgtcagggtaacatgtccattccggaatatgctgctaaactggaatcgttggccaagcacttccgattcttccgcaatggggtcgatgaaccctacatgtgcaaacgctttgtgaatgggctgaggcctgacattgaggactcagtgaaaccgttgggaatcatgcgcttccagtccttggttgagaaagccacagaagtggagttaatgaagaacaagaggttgaatcgtgctggaactggaggaccagtaaggtcaggtcctcagaactataaaggaagaggtaaattcaaacagaggaggccgtatcagcatccagaggggagaagttttaccccaagatcttataagcctttgactactgccactccaggggtaggaagccaatcagcacacccagaggtgacatgtttcaggtgtggaaagaatggacactatgctaatgcatgtctgaaccaagggcctcaatgtttcaattgcaaccagccaGGGCATGTGGCCGTCGACTGTAGGGCACACAAGGTGGAGCCAACTATTAATGCTGTGaaaggaaagcgccctgctgctggaggaagagtttatatcatggactgtGAAGGAATTGAAGGTGCTAATGGGTTAATCAGAGGAGAgcgtaagaacgatggtaaccttctaaccattctttct
This portion of the Lotus japonicus ecotype B-129 chromosome 3, LjGifu_v1.2 genome encodes:
- the LOC130744229 gene encoding uncharacterized protein LOC130744229; this encodes MVEAKNWSIIMQDIVNILYEDSLVAKGLKEGLIVNIGDGCNTRFWEDRWTWDLAFRRDFFDWELEIHSTFINLINSHFPSRGFRDHICWCFESFGLFSMKGLCKWIEDKVNEGEQWALPSQVRKIVPPKVRLLFWQGCYNKIACKQNLLSRGVSLEDNGLCSLCSQAPETADHLFLHCLLSWSMWSDIVKREGVAWVPPNSLVDLAKQWDFLCVNSDPILWKLIPYSLVWFLWVRKNDLVFKDKAFNREKVWDMHVMQIKWWVKAKWKDCPYNTEQFNANFCNIRMKMTAVSVRTTTWQPPTLGTLKFNVDGAS